The following proteins are encoded in a genomic region of Mangifera indica cultivar Alphonso unplaced genomic scaffold, CATAS_Mindica_2.1 Un_0024, whole genome shotgun sequence:
- the LOC123206099 gene encoding uncharacterized protein LOC123206099, protein MEFANKLSNLAIKAVNSDAVVNTFLAVSLLAITVRSVNQQKDIKALESEKESLVNANRAIKKTMWDWKQQLFAEATSESPLVPLATLKSIYGEAPTPSTGEAVNEESKPSAAKFVV, encoded by the exons ATGGAATTTGCAAACAAACTCTCAAATTTAGCGATCAAAGCAGTAAACAGCGACGCCGTAGTTAACACTTTCCTGGCTGTGTCGCTTCTGGCCATAACCGTGAGATCGGTGAATCAGCAAAAAGACATAAAAGCTCTTGAATCGGAAAAGGAGTCGCTGGTGAACGCCAACAGAGCCATCAAGAAGACCATGTGGGATTGGAAACAACAACTCTTCGCTGAAGCGACCTCTGAATCCCCCTTGGTTCCACTTGCCACACTCAAATCCATCTACGGCGAAGCCCCAACACCCTCTACTG GGGAAGCAGTTAATGAAGAATCCAAACCCTCTGCAGCCAAATTTGTAGTGTGA
- the LOC123206111 gene encoding long chain acyl-CoA synthetase 9, chloroplastic-like, translating to MTPYVVGVLVPLVFTVLFRNSKNSKKRGVPIDAGGEPGYAIRNSQFPSPVISAWEGIFTLAERFELSCKQHYNRCLLGTRKLISRENEVTEDGRSFEKLHLGEYEWLTYGEAFETVCNFASGLAQLGHRKEERVAIFADTRAEWFLALQGCFRRSVTVVTIYASLGEEALCHSLNETEVTTVICGSKELKKLVDISGQLDTVKRVICMDVDIPSNVSSVEQSGQWKMISFADVLSLGRENPIDAELPAPADIAVIMYTSGSTGLPKGVMMTHANVLSVFSAVMTLVPNLANKDVYMAYLPLAHILELAAENVISAVGSAIGYGTPLTLTDTSNKIKRGTKGDATVLKPTLMAAVPAILDRVRDGVRKNVDAKGGLAKKLFDLAYSRRMSAINGSWFGFWGLEKLLWNFLVFRKVRAILGGRVRFVLSGGAPLSGDTQRFINICLGAPICQGYGLTETCAGGTFSEVDDMSVGRAGAPLACSFIKLVNWSEGGYLTSDLPMPRGEIVIGGPNVTVGYFKNEEKTKEVYKVDERGMRWFYTGDIGQFHADGCLEIIDRKKDIVKLQHGEYVSLGKVEAALIVSPYVDNIMLYADPFHSYCVALVVAAQAALEAWAAKQGISFNDFAALCEKEESVKEVHASLVKAGKNARLEKFEIPTKIKLLSEPWTPESGLVTAALKLKRENIRKAFGDDLARLYG from the exons ATGACTCCCTATGTTGTTGGAGTCCTTGTTCCTCTAGTTTTCACTGTTCTGTTTCGGAATTCCAAGAATTCAAAGAAACGAGGAGTGCCCATTGATGCTGGTGGAGAACCTGGTTATGCAATAAGAAACTCGCAGTTTCCTTCCCCTGTAATCTCAGCTTGGGAAGGTATTTTTACTCTTGCAGAACGATTTGAACTTTCATGCAAGCAGCACTATAATAGGTGCTTGCTTGGAACTCGGAAATTAATTTCAAGGGAGAATGAAGTCACTGAAGATGGAAGATCCTTTGAGAAGCTTCATTTGGGAGAGTATGAGTGGCTAACTTATGGTGAAGCATTTGAAACTGTGTGCAACTTTGCTTCTGGCCTAGCTCAACTTGGGCACAGAAAGGAGGAAAGGGTCGCAATTTTTGCTGATACAAGAGCAGAATGGTTTCTTGCGTTGCAG GGTTGCTTTAGACGCAGTGTCACTGTGGTCACTATTTATGCATCTTTGGGAGAGGAGGCTCTGTGTCATTCATTGAATGAG acAGAGGTTACAACCGTTATTTGTGGGAgcaaagaattgaaaaagcttGTAGATATAAGTGGACAGCTTGACACTGTGAAGCGTGTGATATGTATGGATGTTGACATTCCATCTAATGTCTCATCAGTTGAGCAAAGTGGTCAGTGGAAGATGATTTCATTTGCTGATGTATTGAGTCTTGGCAGAGAAAATCCTATCGATGCTGAGTTACCTGCTCCAGCTGATATTGCGGTTATAATGTATACAAGCGGGAGTACTGGATTGCCTAAG GGTGTGATGATGACACATGCCAATGTCCTATCTGTATTTTCTGCGGTCATGACACTTGTCCCTAACCTTGCAAACAAGGATGTTTATATGGCATACCTTCCTCTGGCTCACATCCTTGAATTAGCAGCTGAG AATGTAATTTCTGCTGTTGGAAGTGCCATAGGATATGGTACCCCTTTGACTCTTACTGAtacatcaaacaaaataaagagaGGAACAAAGGGGGATGCTACTGTATTAAAGCCAACTCTTATGGCAGCTGTCCCTGCAATACTTGACCGTGTTCGAGATGGCGTGCGGAAGAAT GTAGATGCAAAAGGTGGACTTGCCAAGAAATTGTTTGACTTGGCATATTCTCGTAGGATGTCTGCAATAAATGGTAGTTGGTTTGGATTTTGGGGCCTGGAAAAGCTTCTGTGGAACTTTCTTGTGTTTAGAAAGGTTCGAGCAATTCTTGGAGGTCGGGTGCGGTTTGTGCTTTCAGGAGGTGCTCCACTTTCTGGTGATACTCAAAGATTCATTAACATTTGTCTTGG TGCTCCAATATGCCAAGGATATGGTCTTACCGAGACTTGTGCTGGTGGTACCTTCTCTGAGGTTGATGATATGTCTGTTGGTCGCGCTGGTGCTCCGCTTGCTTGCTCATTTATTAAG CTAGTAAATTGGTCTGAAGGTGGTTATTTAACTTCTGATTTGCCAATGCCCCGTGGAGAAATAGTAATTGGTGGTCCAAATGTCACAGTCGGATATTtcaaaaatgaagagaaaacaaAGGAAGTGTACAAG GTCGATGAGAGAGGAATGAGGTGGTTCTATACAGGTGATATAGGGCAGTTCCATGCTGATGGTTGCCTTGAGATAATTGACCGCAAGAAAGACATAGTCAAGCTTCAGCATGGAGAATATGTCTCCTTAGGAAAG GTTGAGGCGGCTCTCATAGTGAGTCCATACGTGGACAACATAATGTTGTATGCCGATCCATTTCATAGTTACTGTGTTGCTCTTGTGGTGGCTGCTCAGGCTGCTCTGGAAGCTTGGGCTGCCAAGCAAGGGATTAGTTTTAATGATTTTGCTGCATTGTGTGAAAAAGAAGAATCAGTGAAGGAAGTGCATGCATCTCTCGTAAAG GCAGGTAAGAATGCACGTTTGGAGAAGTTTGAGATCCCAACCAAGATCAAATTGCTTTCTGAGCCATGGACTCCCGAATCAGGTTTGGTCACCGCAGCTCTTAAGCTTAAAAGAGAGAATATTAGGAAGGCATTTGGCGACGACCTTGCAAGATTATATGGATGA
- the LOC123206094 gene encoding uncharacterized protein LOC123206094, with the protein MHPLHNNMNNIHGYGEDSNSGCYFHPKEVVVGVCALCLKEKLLVLAAKQGHTYHHHHHYHSSSSAKTSHHRNSSSNKINVSDNKKPPINLSKIFALGSLLNRFEFGHYKSDVPDDHDACSSSQEDSFISMKFEDSGVASWEKANTVSNKVSLEHCSMYWNNQNMNTKESVVHNEKSVIEHAKVPRGSSSLRWQKRIGHLLQLVKWKRSNKRNVPHVDHGVKVRKGWIRSLTKRAPNNRATGTV; encoded by the exons ATGCACCCCCTTCACAATAACATGAATAACATCCATGGGTATGGAGAAGACAGCAATTCTGGCTGTTATTTTCATCCCAAAGAGGTTGTTGTTGGAGTTTGTGCactttgcttgaaggaaaagcTTCTTGTTTTGGCCGCAAAGCAAGGCCACAcctaccaccaccaccaccattaccattcttcttcttcagcaaAAACAAGTCATCATCGTAATTCCAGTTCTAACAAAATTAATGTCTCCGACAACAAGAAGCCTCCCATTAATCTTTCCAAAATCTTTGCTTTGGGATCGCTTCTCAATCGCTTCGAATTTGGCCATTATAAATCTGATGTTCCTGATGACCATGATGCATGTAGCAGCAGTCAAGAag ACTCATTCATCTCAATGAAATTTGAAGACAGTGGGGTGGCCTCATGGGAGAAGGCAAACACAGTCTCAAATAAGGTTTCACTGGAGCATTGCAGCATGTACTGGAATAACCAAAACATGAACACCAAAGAATCCGTTGTTCATAACGAGAAGAGTGTGATAGAACATGCAAAGGTGCCACGTGGCTCGTCGTCGCTGAGGTGGCAAAAGCGAATTGGGCACTTGTTGCAGCTAGTGAAGTGGAAGAGATCAAACAAGAGGAATGTGCCTCATGTAGATCATGGAGTCAAGGTGAGGAAAGGGTGGATAAGAAGCCTCACAAAGAGAGCACCAAATAATAGAGCAACAGGGACTGTATAG
- the LOC123206091 gene encoding uncharacterized protein At4g08330, chloroplastic-like: protein MTKKGTERTTRYITWSPLSFSFFLLFEVLSPSTESSNCYSLVHLSLELARRLSDPIQAGQVRRQTLKISLYVLSVPLLFKVTVSIRAVDFCEVMDKSSPIVNENHHHSFSSSASQRHVSYSCGSCGYELNLSSSNRNISTIGSKYGKSMKRGIISFVSIDESRFTQVDELQCIPYLSKNTWGFFRHRTKLLCRKCGNHIGNAYDDKTLVYPPVPDESNSSSGNYGSGQRKYNVRIRALQPSSADGSGTSLFS, encoded by the exons ATGACAAAGAAAGGGACAGAGAGGACCACCCGATACATAACATGGTCTCCTCTTAGCTTTAGCTTTTTCCTTCTCTTCGAAGTTCTCTCCCCGTCAACCGAATCTTCCAACTGTTACAGTTTGGTACATCTAAGCCTTGAACTTGCACGGCGTTTGAGCGACCCAATTCAGGCGGGACAGGTTCGTCGTCAGACACTTAAGATTAGTTTATATGTACTTTCAGTTCCGTTACTTTTCAAAGTAACTGTCTCAATCAGAGCTGTTGATTTCTGCGAAGTAATGGATAAATCATCACCGATTGTTAATGAAAATCATCATCACTCCTTCTCTTCGTCGGCTTCTCAGAGACATGTTAGCTACAG CTGTGGTTCTTGCGGCTATGAGCTAAACCTTAGCTCCTCTAATCGAAACATCTCAACAATTGGTTCAAAATATGGAAAATCTATGAAGCGAGGGATCATATCATTTGTAAGCATAGATGAGAGCAGATTCACACAGGTTGATGAGCTGCAATGCATTCCCTACCTTTCCAAAAACACATGGGGTTTTTTCCGCCACAGAACCAAACTTCTTTGCCGAAAGTGTGGTAACCATATTGGAAATGCTTACGATGACAAAACCTTAGTTTACCCACCTGTGCCAGATGAATCTAATTCATCCTCGGGTAATTATGGTTCTGGTcagagaaaatataatgttaGAATACGAGCCTTACAGCCTTCCTCAGCCGATGGATCTGGCACCTCACTATTCTCATGA